The following are encoded in a window of Lacinutrix sp. WUR7 genomic DNA:
- a CDS encoding DUF2062 domain-containing protein: protein MNNELLFNKINNLKICVLIPTYNNERTLRRVIDGVLQYTKNIIIINDGATDSTSQILENYTQLQHILVPQNQGKGNALRQGFIKATTLGYDYAITIDSDGQHFPEDIPIFVEALEQAENKNLLLIGARNMEQEGVPGKSSFGNKFSNFWFWFETGIKLTDTQSGFRMYPLKALEKLKFYTKKFEFEIEVIVKSAWNDVEVKNIPIKVLYDENERVSHFRPFKDFTRISILNTCLIFILAFYIKPRNLFRNLKKKGIKRFFVEDFLGHQDSPLKKSTSVALGVFIGISPLWGFQTLLVISLAILFKLNKVIAFGFSNVSLPPFIPFILYGSVKVGQAILGVDYNYTLDMFKNSFDITEHLKTYIIGSFTLATITAILFGIISFILFSFFNKKNITLQNG, encoded by the coding sequence GTGAATAACGAGCTATTATTTAATAAAATAAACAATCTGAAAATCTGTGTGTTAATTCCAACATACAACAACGAACGCACCTTAAGACGTGTGATCGATGGTGTTTTGCAATACACAAAAAACATTATTATTATTAATGATGGGGCTACAGATAGCACTTCTCAAATCTTAGAAAACTATACCCAATTACAACATATTTTGGTACCACAAAACCAAGGTAAAGGGAATGCTTTACGACAAGGTTTTATAAAAGCTACAACTTTAGGTTACGATTATGCAATAACTATAGATTCTGACGGACAACATTTTCCGGAAGACATACCCATTTTTGTGGAAGCTTTAGAACAAGCCGAAAATAAAAACCTATTACTTATTGGTGCAAGAAACATGGAACAAGAAGGCGTTCCTGGAAAAAGTAGCTTTGGTAATAAATTTTCTAATTTTTGGTTTTGGTTTGAAACCGGAATAAAACTCACAGATACCCAATCTGGTTTTAGAATGTATCCGTTAAAAGCTTTAGAAAAATTAAAGTTTTACACGAAGAAATTCGAATTTGAAATTGAAGTCATCGTTAAATCTGCATGGAATGATGTAGAAGTAAAAAACATTCCTATAAAAGTATTGTATGATGAAAATGAACGTGTTTCACACTTCAGGCCTTTTAAAGATTTTACCAGAATTAGCATTTTAAATACTTGCTTAATTTTCATTCTAGCATTTTATATAAAGCCAAGAAATTTATTTCGGAATTTAAAAAAAAAAGGAATTAAACGATTCTTTGTCGAAGACTTTTTAGGACATCAAGATTCGCCTTTAAAAAAATCGACCTCTGTTGCACTAGGCGTATTTATTGGCATATCTCCGCTTTGGGGATTTCAAACCTTACTTGTAATTTCACTAGCCATACTATTTAAACTAAATAAAGTGATTGCTTTTGGTTTTTCTAACGTGAGCTTACCTCCTTTTATTCCGTTTATATTATACGGAAGCGTTAAAGTAGGACAAGCCATTTTAGGTGTAGATTACAATTATACTTTAGATATGTTTAAAAATAGTTTCGATATTACAGAACATCTAAAAACATACATCATTGGTAGTTTTACATTAGCTACTATTACTGCTATCTTATTTGGCATCATTAGCTTTATACTCTTTTCCTTTTTTAACAAAAAGAACATAACACTACAAAATGGATAG
- a CDS encoding beta-ketoacyl synthase N-terminal-like domain-containing protein: protein MKKVYINSVASISAQKTFDNTSFLNEIEDYEANVIDVINPNYKEYIPPAAARRMAKGIKMGVVASKIAVQESGLENVDAIITGTGMGCVRDSEKFVSAIIDNDEQYLTPTSFIQSTHNTVGGQIALELQCKGYNFTYVHASNSFESALLDAKLQLELDEEKNILIGGVDELGDHTTKIHKIVNHIKTEAVKTSEVLDSKTQGAVFGEGANFFVLSNEKQASTYAEIASIKTYNTLAETEVLQEAIAFLNANNLNIEDVDVLILGNNGDVDFDTYYHTLSKGFQNTQQANYKHVSGEFNTASSFGFWLASKIVKTQTLPEVVKGNNTNTTSFKTILLYNQYRGENHSFTLLKQC, encoded by the coding sequence ATGAAGAAGGTTTATATAAATAGCGTCGCTTCCATATCTGCTCAAAAAACATTTGATAATACTTCATTTTTGAATGAAATAGAAGATTATGAAGCCAATGTAATCGACGTAATTAATCCTAATTATAAAGAATACATTCCACCTGCTGCCGCAAGACGTATGGCAAAAGGTATTAAAATGGGAGTTGTAGCTTCTAAAATCGCAGTACAAGAATCTGGTTTAGAAAATGTTGATGCCATTATTACAGGAACAGGAATGGGTTGTGTTCGCGATTCTGAAAAGTTTGTAAGTGCAATTATAGATAATGATGAGCAATACCTTACTCCTACTTCTTTTATTCAATCGACACACAATACGGTTGGCGGACAAATAGCTTTAGAGCTGCAATGTAAAGGTTATAATTTTACGTATGTACACGCTAGTAATTCTTTTGAATCTGCTTTGTTAGATGCCAAATTACAATTAGAACTAGACGAAGAAAAGAACATTTTAATTGGTGGTGTAGATGAATTAGGAGACCATACCACAAAGATTCACAAAATTGTTAATCATATTAAAACGGAAGCTGTTAAAACTTCCGAAGTTTTAGATTCTAAAACACAAGGAGCAGTTTTTGGTGAAGGCGCTAATTTCTTTGTGCTTTCTAACGAAAAGCAAGCTTCTACCTATGCCGAAATAGCTTCTATTAAAACCTATAATACTTTAGCCGAAACAGAAGTTTTACAAGAAGCAATCGCCTTTTTAAATGCTAATAATCTAAATATCGAAGATGTCGATGTTTTAATTCTTGGAAACAATGGTGATGTAGATTTTGATACGTATTACCATACTCTTTCTAAAGGTTTTCAAAATACACAACAAGCCAATTACAAACATGTATCTGGTGAGTTTAATACGGCCTCTTCTTTTGGGTTTTGGTTAGCTTCCAAAATAGTAAAAACACAAACACTTCCTGAGGTTGTTAAAGGCAATAATACAAATACAACATCCTTTAAAACCATCTTGTTATACAATCAGTATCGTGGAGAAAATCATAGTTTCACGCTATTAAAACAATGCTAA
- a CDS encoding porin family protein: MKKIILSLALIIASTTAFSQVTVSPGVKAGFNLANLSNVDESTTKLGLQGGLFVNLHLSSFYELQIETAYSSQGATFEYKEYDFFTDNYRTVKEDLDLDYISLNIANKFFPIKDIGLNLIVGPSLDILVNSDHYNDATPIDFSLFGGIGYEFPFGLGLEVRYKQGLIDVREDYYDYYDEDDDDFYNGDNALNGVIQFGVTYKFDFSKM; encoded by the coding sequence ATGAAAAAAATTATTTTAAGCTTAGCACTTATTATTGCTAGCACAACAGCGTTTTCGCAAGTAACTGTAAGTCCTGGTGTAAAAGCAGGATTCAACTTAGCAAACCTTTCTAATGTTGATGAATCAACTACTAAATTAGGTCTTCAAGGAGGTTTATTTGTAAACCTTCATCTTTCAAGTTTTTACGAATTACAAATAGAAACAGCTTATTCTAGTCAGGGTGCAACTTTTGAATATAAAGAATATGATTTTTTCACTGATAATTATCGTACCGTAAAAGAGGATTTAGATTTAGATTACATCAGTTTAAATATTGCAAACAAATTTTTTCCTATAAAAGACATTGGTCTTAATTTAATTGTTGGACCAAGTTTAGATATTTTAGTAAATTCTGATCATTATAACGATGCTACACCTATAGACTTTTCATTATTTGGAGGTATTGGTTATGAGTTCCCTTTTGGTTTAGGATTAGAAGTAAGATACAAACAAGGTTTAATCGATGTTAGAGAAGACTATTACGATTATTATGATGAAGATGATGACGATTTCTATAATGGAGATAATGCATTAAATGGTGTTATTCAGTTTGGCGTAACTTACAAGTTTGATTTTAGTAAAATGTAA
- a CDS encoding phosphopantetheine-binding protein, producing the protein MDALKKELKENLIEQLNLEDMTIADIADDDMLFGDGLGLDSIDALELIVMLDKSYGIKLTDPKEGRSIFESINTMAAYITENRSK; encoded by the coding sequence ATGGACGCATTAAAAAAAGAATTAAAAGAAAACCTTATTGAGCAATTAAACTTAGAAGATATGACTATTGCAGATATTGCAGATGATGATATGCTTTTTGGTGATGGTTTAGGTTTAGACTCTATTGATGCTTTAGAGCTAATTGTAATGTTAGATAAAAGTTATGGTATTAAATTAACAGACCCAAAAGAAGGACGTTCTATTTTTGAGTCTATTAATACAATGGCTGCATACATCACAGAAAACAGATCTAAGTAA
- a CDS encoding 3-hydroxyacyl-ACP dehydratase, whose amino-acid sequence MQLKDFYTVNNVAVADKLATANITINKDHEIFKGHFPGNPVTPGVCMMQIIKELTEGVVGKKLIMQSSSNIKFMAIINPEKTPDLVLTLDISETEDGFKVKNTTKFDETVALKLTSNFIEK is encoded by the coding sequence ATGCAATTAAAAGATTTTTATACCGTAAATAATGTAGCAGTTGCCGATAAATTGGCAACTGCAAACATTACCATTAACAAAGATCACGAGATCTTTAAAGGACATTTTCCAGGAAACCCAGTAACTCCAGGAGTTTGCATGATGCAAATTATTAAAGAGTTAACAGAAGGTGTCGTTGGTAAAAAACTAATCATGCAATCCTCAAGCAACATCAAGTTTATGGCAATTATTAATCCGGAAAAAACACCAGATCTAGTACTTACACTAGACATTAGTGAAACCGAAGATGGTTTTAAAGTAAAAAACACTACCAAGTTTGATGAAACTGTGGCATTAAAATTGACTAGTAACTTTATAGAGAAATAA
- a CDS encoding outer membrane lipoprotein carrier protein LolA → MRKLVYIFFFTIFATQAQTQMSTQEATALKTKVKALASTTQTISSDFIQYKHLDFLDNDIETSGKLAFKAPDVVKWEYIHPFKYAVLFKDETLFINDEGNKSNVDIGSNKMFKQLNKLIISSVKGDMFDEAEFTIEYFHKDQNSLVYFSPRDKKFAKYINAFHITFNTKGDVIEVKMIEPSQDYTKIVFSNKVLNQTLDNAIFTN, encoded by the coding sequence ATGCGTAAACTAGTATATATATTTTTTTTTACCATTTTTGCGACACAAGCACAAACCCAAATGAGTACGCAGGAAGCAACGGCATTAAAAACAAAAGTAAAAGCACTGGCAAGCACTACGCAAACCATTTCTAGCGATTTTATACAATACAAACATTTAGACTTTTTAGATAATGACATTGAAACCTCTGGAAAACTAGCTTTTAAAGCACCAGATGTTGTTAAATGGGAATATATCCATCCTTTTAAGTATGCTGTTTTATTTAAAGATGAAACCCTTTTCATAAATGATGAAGGCAACAAAAGCAATGTGGATATTGGAAGCAACAAAATGTTTAAACAGCTAAACAAACTTATTATTAGCAGTGTAAAAGGTGATATGTTTGATGAAGCAGAATTTACTATAGAATACTTCCATAAAGACCAAAATAGCTTGGTTTATTTTAGCCCGAGAGACAAAAAATTCGCCAAATACATCAATGCATTCCATATTACATTCAACACAAAAGGAGATGTTATTGAAGTAAAAATGATAGAACCTTCACAAGATTATACCAAAATAGTATTCAGCAATAAAGTACTAAACCAAACTTTAGATAATGCGATATTTACTAATTAG
- a CDS encoding transglutaminase family protein has product MKKIVFIILLLPFIGYCQKKMDPTPEDISKAKELRSLYDEEDIVLLESDNLITFSIEDNKVAVNNYTTEHLMNINSRSDIQKPVFYDGESEIQKFQFYYRNKKEARLLSKDISYTDNDLFHNDARVKFANVDFPTQGYTYFFESIKHTKDIKYFTSVYFTSEYPSVSRKIVVEIPDWLNIELFEKNFENFDIQKTEEQVGDKKIITYTTANIEAYYDEKGSPGPSYIYPHILLLAKDFTSKGEKQILFNKTKDLYTWYKSLTKDISHESEVLNEKVTELTKDATSDEEKIKNIYYWIQDNIRYIAFEDGIAGFKPETAENVLTKRYGDCKGMANLAKEMLVIAGFDARLTWIGTKRIAYNYSTPSLAVDNHMICTLFKDGKKIFLDPTEKFSAFGEYAERIQGKQSMIENNDSFLLEEVPTSTSKKNKEYFLFNASIVNEEIEGLASRKYQGESRADFLYNFNNLESNKKQEALKDYLASYNRNVLVSDIETSNLENREAEIDVKYALKHNKAVSSFDNEMYIDLDFYKEFDNYAFEERQTNYNFAYKKDVITEMRLKIPVSYSVSTLPESFSIDNANFKIAVSLQKEADYIVYKKEFEIKNATITTSDFEAWNDAITKLNAIYNEQIILTKS; this is encoded by the coding sequence ATGAAAAAAATAGTTTTCATCATTTTGCTGCTTCCGTTTATTGGTTACTGTCAGAAAAAAATGGACCCAACGCCAGAAGATATTTCAAAAGCAAAAGAACTAAGAAGTCTTTATGACGAAGAAGATATTGTTTTGTTAGAAAGTGATAACCTAATTACTTTTTCTATAGAAGACAATAAAGTTGCTGTAAACAATTACACCACAGAGCATTTAATGAATATCAACTCTCGATCTGATATTCAAAAACCTGTTTTTTATGATGGCGAATCCGAAATTCAAAAATTTCAATTCTATTATAGAAACAAAAAGGAAGCACGTCTTCTTAGTAAGGATATTTCCTATACAGATAACGATTTATTCCATAATGATGCTCGTGTAAAATTTGCTAATGTCGATTTCCCAACACAAGGTTACACGTATTTTTTCGAATCGATAAAACACACCAAAGACATTAAATATTTTACAAGTGTTTATTTCACTAGCGAATATCCTAGTGTAAGTAGAAAGATTGTTGTTGAAATTCCAGATTGGTTAAACATAGAATTATTTGAAAAGAATTTTGAGAATTTCGACATTCAAAAAACGGAAGAGCAAGTCGGTGACAAAAAAATCATCACCTATACAACAGCAAATATAGAAGCTTATTATGATGAAAAAGGTTCTCCAGGACCAAGTTATATTTATCCGCATATACTATTACTAGCGAAAGATTTCACATCGAAAGGCGAAAAACAAATCCTTTTTAACAAAACTAAAGATTTATATACTTGGTATAAGTCTTTAACCAAAGATATAAGTCACGAAAGTGAAGTGTTAAATGAAAAAGTAACCGAGTTAACTAAAGATGCTACTTCAGACGAAGAGAAAATTAAAAACATCTACTATTGGATTCAAGACAATATTAGATACATTGCTTTTGAAGATGGCATTGCTGGTTTTAAACCAGAAACTGCAGAAAATGTATTAACAAAAAGATATGGAGACTGTAAAGGAATGGCAAATTTAGCCAAAGAAATGCTGGTTATTGCTGGTTTTGACGCGAGATTAACGTGGATTGGTACCAAACGAATTGCATACAATTACAGTACGCCATCGTTAGCTGTAGATAATCACATGATTTGTACCTTGTTTAAAGATGGGAAAAAAATATTTTTAGATCCTACCGAAAAATTTAGTGCTTTTGGCGAATATGCCGAAAGAATTCAAGGAAAACAGAGCATGATAGAAAACAACGATTCCTTTTTGTTAGAAGAAGTACCAACCAGTACCTCTAAAAAAAACAAGGAGTATTTTTTATTTAATGCAAGTATTGTAAACGAAGAAATAGAAGGACTAGCTAGCAGAAAGTATCAAGGAGAAAGTAGAGCAGATTTTTTATACAACTTCAATAATTTAGAAAGTAACAAAAAACAAGAAGCCTTAAAAGACTACCTGGCTAGCTACAACAGAAACGTTTTGGTTAGTGACATAGAAACTTCTAATCTGGAGAACAGAGAAGCAGAAATTGATGTAAAATACGCTTTAAAGCACAATAAAGCAGTTTCGTCATTCGACAATGAAATGTATATTGATTTAGATTTTTATAAAGAATTTGACAACTATGCTTTTGAAGAAAGACAAACCAATTACAACTTTGCCTACAAGAAAGATGTTATTACAGAAATGCGTTTAAAAATTCCAGTATCGTATAGCGTTTCTACATTACCAGAATCTTTTAGTATAGATAATGCTAATTTTAAAATAGCTGTTTCTTTACAAAAAGAAGCAGATTACATTGTGTATAAAAAGGAATTCGAAATAAAAAACGCAACGATTACTACTAGCGATTTTGAAGCATGGAACGATGCTATAACAAAATTAAACGCTATTTACAACGAGCAAATAATATTAACCAAGTCTTAA
- a CDS encoding methyltransferase yields MSNQSIKAIDAIQEAQKIAMAPFVFQATVSLRKLGIFDLIFEKRKKGGITLEAIAEELKLSTYGVGVLLEIAESSDIVSKNDSEQYELTTIGYFLAYNETVNVNLNFTNEVCYKGLFHLDEAIKTGKPTGLKELGDWPTVYEGLSKLTPLQQKSWFDFDHHYSDDIFTEALELLFKKDRKKIFDIGANTGKFTVKCCTYNSDVNITMIDLPGQLNKAKANVEKAGFQDRVKGHEIDWLSDNPTIPSDAETIWMSQFLDCFSKKEILKVLKTCVHSMNENSELIIIETFTDRQKFDNAKFILEATSLYFTVIANGNSKMYKATEFKDIAKEAGLQLNEDIEIGEYHTMFTFSKA; encoded by the coding sequence ATGTCAAACCAATCTATAAAAGCTATAGACGCAATTCAAGAAGCACAAAAAATTGCTATGGCGCCTTTTGTGTTTCAAGCAACAGTATCTTTAAGAAAACTTGGTATTTTCGATCTTATTTTCGAGAAAAGAAAAAAAGGAGGAATTACTTTAGAAGCTATTGCTGAAGAATTAAAACTTAGCACATATGGTGTTGGTGTATTATTAGAAATTGCTGAAAGTTCGGATATTGTTTCAAAAAACGATTCCGAACAATATGAACTTACTACTATTGGTTATTTTTTAGCATATAATGAAACCGTTAACGTAAATCTTAATTTTACCAATGAGGTTTGCTATAAAGGATTATTTCATTTAGACGAAGCCATTAAAACAGGGAAACCTACAGGTTTAAAAGAACTTGGTGATTGGCCTACTGTTTACGAAGGCCTATCAAAACTTACACCGCTACAACAAAAATCTTGGTTTGATTTTGACCATCATTATTCCGACGATATTTTTACCGAAGCTTTAGAATTATTATTCAAAAAGGATCGTAAAAAAATATTCGACATTGGTGCAAACACAGGGAAATTCACGGTAAAATGCTGTACTTATAATAGCGATGTTAATATCACTATGATTGATCTTCCTGGTCAATTAAACAAAGCAAAAGCAAATGTGGAAAAAGCAGGTTTTCAAGACAGAGTAAAAGGTCATGAAATTGATTGGCTTTCTGACAACCCAACAATACCTAGTGATGCGGAAACCATTTGGATGAGTCAATTTTTAGATTGTTTTTCTAAAAAAGAAATTCTAAAAGTGCTAAAGACATGTGTACATTCTATGAATGAAAATTCAGAATTAATCATCATTGAAACTTTTACCGACAGACAAAAATTTGATAACGCTAAATTTATTTTAGAAGCTACATCGCTTTATTTTACAGTAATTGCCAATGGTAATTCAAAAATGTATAAAGCAACAGAGTTTAAAGACATTGCAAAAGAAGCTGGATTACAGCTTAATGAAGATATAGAAATTGGGGAATACCACACCATGTTCACTTTTAGTAAAGCGTAA
- a CDS encoding polysaccharide deacetylase family protein, whose protein sequence is MLNFKSVNIISSLILIGLFIAYSFYNFSFWFIILFLFTWFLITIAGSSLIGWNYHFTSLISNPSIDKNQVSITFDDGPNPEYTPKVLALLKKYNAKATFFCIGKNIEMHPEIFKSIIEQGHTIGNHTYSHSTRFGFFSTEEVLEELQQTNSIITQQIGLEPKLYRPTFGVTNPRIKRALKVTKLQPVGWNKRSLDTRNITEKRIFNRVTKNLKKGDVILLHDTSDKTIAVLEQLLLFLQEQKITSVTIDNLFHIKAYA, encoded by the coding sequence ATGCTAAATTTTAAATCTGTAAATATAATTTCAAGCCTTATTCTTATTGGTTTGTTCATTGCTTACAGCTTTTATAATTTTTCGTTTTGGTTTATTATTTTATTCCTATTTACTTGGTTTCTAATTACTATTGCAGGTTCATCATTAATAGGTTGGAATTATCATTTTACCTCTTTAATCTCAAATCCATCCATCGATAAAAATCAAGTTTCTATTACTTTTGATGATGGTCCAAACCCAGAATACACACCAAAAGTTTTAGCACTTCTTAAAAAATATAATGCAAAAGCTACCTTTTTCTGTATTGGAAAAAACATAGAAATGCATCCGGAAATCTTCAAAAGTATTATAGAACAAGGCCATACTATAGGAAATCACACCTATTCACATAGTACTCGTTTTGGGTTCTTTTCTACGGAAGAAGTCCTTGAAGAATTACAACAAACCAATTCCATAATTACCCAGCAAATTGGTTTAGAACCGAAACTTTACAGACCCACTTTTGGAGTTACTAATCCAAGAATAAAACGCGCTTTAAAAGTAACAAAGCTACAGCCAGTTGGTTGGAACAAACGCTCACTAGACACCAGAAATATCACAGAAAAAAGAATTTTTAATAGAGTAACCAAAAACCTAAAAAAAGGCGATGTTATTCTATTACACGATACTAGCGATAAAACAATTGCTGTTTTGGAACAGTTATTGTTATTTTTACAAGAACAAAAGATAACGTCTGTTACTATAGATAACCTATTTCATATAAAAGCGTATGCGTAA
- a CDS encoding 3-oxoacyl-ACP synthase — translation MDTNYHIKSYCSIKNNQVSLNGSVVYKDKEDSFVTFIKAAYKDQSTKYPKFFKMDNLSKLAFLAADVLLKNENLNPEEENNIAIVFSNKASSLDTDRKHQESIQNKESYFPSPAVFVYTLPNICIGEISIKYKLYSENSFFIFENLNAEHLLTYSNSLLSSNKAEQVLCGWVEFNGDDNYEAFLYLVSTEGANKHNKQDIIKLYNT, via the coding sequence ATGGATACCAATTACCACATAAAATCCTATTGCAGTATAAAGAACAATCAAGTTTCTTTAAACGGCTCTGTGGTATATAAAGACAAAGAAGATTCGTTTGTAACCTTTATAAAAGCAGCATACAAAGACCAAAGCACGAAATATCCAAAGTTTTTTAAAATGGATAATTTAAGTAAACTTGCTTTTTTGGCTGCAGATGTTTTATTGAAAAACGAAAACCTAAACCCAGAAGAAGAAAATAATATAGCTATTGTGTTTTCTAACAAAGCCTCTAGTTTAGATACGGACCGAAAACATCAAGAATCCATTCAAAATAAAGAAAGCTACTTCCCTAGTCCTGCCGTTTTTGTATACACATTACCAAATATTTGTATTGGTGAGATAAGTATAAAATATAAGCTGTATTCTGAAAATAGTTTTTTTATCTTTGAAAACTTAAATGCGGAACATTTGTTAACCTACTCAAATAGTTTATTATCAAGCAACAAAGCAGAACAAGTACTTTGTGGTTGGGTAGAATTTAATGGTGATGACAACTACGAAGCATTTTTATATTTAGTGTCAACAGAAGGCGCAAACAAACATAATAAACAAGACATAATAAAATTATATAACACATAG
- a CDS encoding beta-ketoacyl synthase, whose translation MSKGVAITGMGIISAIGNNVAENYQSLIHGKKGISRVSKIKTNHVNDIMVGEIDFTNENLEQQLGLTSDNNYSRTALLGSVAAKQAIQDAGITDINAYKTGLISATSVGGMDMTERYYYEYLENKASRKYIDGHHAGDSTQKIAEQLGIEKSLVTTISTACSSAANSIMLGARLIKSGQLDRVIVGGTDCLSKFTINGFKTLMILSDTYNTPFDENRKGLNLGEAAAFLVLESDKVVQAENKKVLAYVKGYGNANDAYHQTASSENGDGATLAMQKALDIAGYKAEDIDYVNAHGTATGNNDLSEGRAIIRIFGEKVPDFSSTKAFTGHTLAAAGAIEAVYSVLALQNNIIYPNLNFKTQMKEFNITPQLELKEKQLQSVMSNSFGFGGNCSTVIFSKEQ comes from the coding sequence ATGAGTAAAGGAGTTGCTATAACAGGAATGGGAATTATATCTGCCATTGGAAACAATGTTGCAGAAAATTACCAATCACTTATTCATGGTAAAAAAGGAATCTCTCGAGTTTCTAAAATTAAAACCAATCATGTGAATGATATTATGGTTGGTGAGATTGATTTCACTAATGAAAATTTAGAGCAACAACTTGGTTTAACTTCAGATAATAATTATTCTAGAACCGCACTTCTTGGTTCAGTAGCTGCAAAACAAGCTATCCAAGATGCTGGAATTACAGATATAAACGCATACAAAACAGGATTAATTTCGGCAACAAGTGTTGGTGGAATGGATATGACAGAGCGTTATTATTACGAATATCTCGAAAATAAGGCTAGTCGAAAATATATAGACGGACATCATGCTGGAGATTCCACACAGAAAATTGCAGAACAATTAGGCATAGAAAAAAGCTTAGTTACTACAATCAGTACTGCGTGTTCTTCTGCGGCAAACTCCATAATGCTTGGCGCTCGATTAATAAAATCTGGGCAACTAGATCGGGTTATTGTTGGCGGAACAGACTGCTTATCTAAATTTACTATCAACGGTTTTAAAACCTTGATGATTTTATCAGACACATACAACACGCCATTTGATGAAAACCGAAAAGGTTTAAATCTTGGTGAAGCTGCTGCTTTTTTAGTCTTAGAATCCGACAAAGTAGTACAAGCAGAAAACAAAAAAGTACTTGCTTACGTAAAAGGTTATGGTAATGCGAATGATGCATACCACCAAACGGCTTCTTCCGAAAACGGAGATGGAGCAACCCTAGCTATGCAAAAAGCTTTAGATATTGCGGGTTACAAAGCCGAAGATATCGATTACGTGAATGCACACGGAACTGCCACTGGTAATAATGATTTATCAGAAGGAAGAGCTATTATAAGAATATTTGGTGAAAAGGTTCCCGACTTTAGTTCTACAAAGGCTTTCACCGGGCATACCTTGGCTGCTGCTGGTGCCATTGAAGCCGTATATTCGGTTTTAGCATTACAAAACAATATCATTTACCCAAATCTGAATTTTAAAACACAGATGAAGGAATTTAATATAACACCTCAATTAGAATTAAAAGAAAAGCAATTACAATCTGTAATGTCTAATTCCTTTGGTTTTGGTGGAAATTGTTCTACCGTAATATTTTCAAAAGAGCAATAA